Proteins encoded within one genomic window of Actinoplanes octamycinicus:
- a CDS encoding serine/threonine-protein kinase, with protein MTMPHVPGDLIAGRYRLDDRIAAGGMGEVWQATDTALNRPVAVKTLRADRALDPQFQVRFRQEAHAMAALHHPGVADVYDYGQESGSDAYLVMARVHGQPLDERIAERGRLGPAETMSVVAHVGRALQAVHQAGIVHRDVKPANLIIQPGGEVVLVDFGIARTAGSATLTGVGEVVGTAGYMAPEQVARDPIGPATDVYALGAVAYHCLAGHPPFLGDNPLTVAMQHLNDAPPPLPADVPAAARAVVSTALAKDPADRFRSAAAMAAAADRAAGEPAGADVTVVLPRESVYGTPEAPPPTGHRRGLLLAVLAALLTLLASGAALAFADPFGWFPGTPQPSPSTSPPSHRPPSLNPTGGAPATRPTATSPSPRPPTSSPSTTRPPSTTRPPSSSPPPSSSRPPASSSPAPATSATPTATTTPPAEGAQS; from the coding sequence ATGACGATGCCGCACGTACCCGGCGACCTGATCGCCGGCCGGTACCGCCTCGACGACCGGATCGCCGCCGGAGGCATGGGCGAGGTGTGGCAGGCCACCGACACCGCGCTGAACCGGCCGGTCGCGGTGAAGACGCTGCGCGCCGACCGGGCGCTCGACCCGCAGTTCCAGGTCCGGTTCCGGCAGGAGGCGCACGCCATGGCCGCCCTGCATCACCCCGGCGTCGCCGACGTCTACGACTACGGCCAGGAGTCCGGCAGCGACGCCTATCTGGTCATGGCCCGGGTGCACGGGCAGCCGCTCGACGAGCGGATCGCCGAGCGCGGCCGGCTCGGCCCGGCCGAGACGATGTCGGTCGTCGCGCACGTGGGCCGCGCCCTGCAAGCGGTCCACCAGGCCGGCATCGTGCACCGGGACGTGAAACCCGCCAATCTGATCATCCAGCCGGGCGGCGAGGTGGTGCTGGTCGACTTCGGCATCGCCCGGACGGCGGGTTCGGCGACCCTCACCGGGGTGGGCGAGGTCGTCGGCACCGCCGGTTACATGGCGCCCGAGCAGGTCGCCCGCGATCCGATCGGACCCGCCACCGACGTCTACGCGCTCGGCGCCGTCGCCTACCACTGCCTGGCCGGGCACCCACCGTTCCTCGGCGACAACCCGCTCACCGTCGCCATGCAGCACCTGAACGACGCACCGCCGCCCCTGCCCGCGGACGTCCCGGCCGCGGCGCGTGCGGTGGTCAGCACCGCACTGGCGAAGGATCCTGCTGATCGCTTCCGGTCGGCCGCCGCGATGGCGGCCGCCGCCGACCGGGCCGCGGGCGAGCCGGCAGGCGCCGACGTCACGGTCGTCCTCCCCCGGGAGAGCGTCTACGGTACGCCGGAAGCCCCGCCACCCACCGGTCATCGTCGCGGGCTCCTGCTCGCCGTGCTGGCCGCACTGCTGACGCTGCTCGCCTCCGGTGCCGCGCTGGCTTTCGCCGACCCGTTCGGCTGGTTCCCCGGAACCCCGCAGCCGTCCCCGTCCACCTCGCCGCCGAGCCACCGGCCACCGTCGCTGAACCCCACCGGGGGCGCGCCGGCCACCCGGCCGACCGCTACCTCACCCAGCCCCCGGCCGCCCACGTCCAGCCCGTCGACCACCCGGCCGCCGTCGACTACCCGGCCGCCGTCGAGCAGCCCGCCGCCGTCCAGCAGCCGTCCGCCCGCCAGCAGCAGCCCGGCACCGGCGACCTCGGCCACCCCGACGGCGACCACGACCCCTCCGGCCGAAGGTGCCCAGTCATGA
- a CDS encoding DUF1330 domain-containing protein, with product MAVDPTGEDLAAFVSADPDAPVVMLNLLRFADGGRALYRQYSEAFQRTIAPKYGVEVVYAGDGGSPLVAEAGQQWDAVLLVRYPSRRAFSRMVADPEYQQITHLRTRALTEAVLQPTCPWGGA from the coding sequence ATGGCTGTCGATCCCACCGGCGAGGACCTCGCCGCCTTCGTCAGCGCGGATCCGGACGCCCCGGTGGTGATGCTGAACCTGCTCCGCTTCGCGGACGGCGGACGTGCGCTCTACCGGCAGTACAGCGAGGCCTTCCAACGGACCATCGCGCCGAAGTACGGGGTGGAGGTGGTCTACGCCGGCGACGGTGGGTCGCCGCTGGTCGCCGAGGCGGGTCAGCAGTGGGATGCCGTGCTTCTCGTTCGCTATCCGAGCCGCCGGGCGTTCAGCCGGATGGTCGCCGACCCGGAGTACCAGCAGATCACCCATCTGCGGACCCGAGCGCTGACCGAGGCGGTGTTGCAGCCGACCTGCCCGTGGGGTGGTGCCTGA
- a CDS encoding Acg family FMN-binding oxidoreductase — protein MNTSFAPPSRKMLTACVRSATTAPSLHNSQPWLFRISVPHIDVYADPSRQLPVVDPDGREMLISVGAAVFTLRAAVRGAGYDTRCELLPDADQPDLAARVTAARALAVDPPAEALAAAIPYRHTNRWPFAQVPVPADQLGRLRDAARREGAVLTTADPAGRDAVLGLARHADRWLRDQPDYRAELDSWTDRRRRHDGVPVWSAGPWDALEVMPVRDFATRPPRRPVVEPFEPYPTIMVLATAADTRLDWLRAGQALQRVLLTATWLGLATMPISQPIEAPAVREALAARTPGMAPQLVLRVGYGRVQAAGGSPRRPLSEVLLRAADGPRPAGPTVLPFPSPST, from the coding sequence ATGAACACGTCCTTCGCCCCGCCGTCGCGGAAGATGCTCACCGCCTGCGTGCGATCCGCCACCACCGCGCCATCGCTGCACAACAGCCAGCCGTGGCTGTTCCGGATCAGCGTCCCGCACATCGACGTGTACGCCGACCCGTCCCGGCAGCTGCCCGTGGTGGACCCGGACGGGCGGGAGATGCTGATCAGCGTGGGCGCGGCCGTGTTCACGCTGCGGGCCGCGGTGCGCGGCGCCGGTTACGACACCCGATGCGAGCTGCTGCCCGACGCGGATCAGCCGGACCTGGCCGCCCGGGTCACCGCCGCCCGGGCGCTGGCCGTCGACCCGCCCGCCGAGGCGCTCGCCGCGGCCATCCCGTACCGGCACACCAACCGCTGGCCGTTCGCTCAAGTGCCGGTGCCCGCCGACCAGCTCGGCCGGCTCCGGGACGCCGCCCGCCGGGAGGGTGCGGTGCTGACCACCGCCGACCCGGCCGGCCGGGACGCCGTGCTCGGCCTGGCCCGGCACGCTGACCGCTGGCTGCGGGACCAGCCCGACTACCGGGCGGAGCTGGACTCCTGGACCGACCGGCGCCGGCGCCACGACGGGGTTCCGGTGTGGTCGGCCGGACCGTGGGACGCCCTCGAGGTGATGCCGGTCCGGGACTTCGCGACACGTCCGCCACGCCGGCCGGTCGTGGAGCCGTTCGAGCCCTATCCGACGATCATGGTGCTGGCCACCGCCGCGGACACCCGCCTCGACTGGTTGCGCGCCGGGCAGGCGTTGCAGCGCGTGCTGCTGACCGCGACCTGGCTCGGGCTGGCCACCATGCCGATCAGCCAGCCGATCGAGGCTCCCGCGGTCCGCGAGGCGCTGGCCGCCCGGACCCCGGGCATGGCGCCGCAGCTGGTGTTGCGGGTCGGTTACGGCCGGGTGCAGGCGGCCGGGGGCAGTCCGCGCCGGCCGCTGTCCGAGGTGCTGCTCCGCGCGGCCGATGGTCCCCGGCCCGCGGGTCCAACCGTCCTGCCGTTCCCGTCGCCGTCGACATAG
- a CDS encoding DUF3040 domain-containing protein has translation MDSDRDQREFDRIVARLVDDFPGLAGRRPWPRRVRAAVAVVGGLLWGLLSVAMVAWGTAGVVLTVVVVAAVATLLIADHYRRRG, from the coding sequence ATGGACAGCGACAGGGACCAGCGAGAGTTCGACCGGATCGTGGCGCGGCTGGTCGACGATTTTCCCGGCCTGGCCGGGCGCCGACCGTGGCCGCGGAGAGTCCGGGCGGCGGTTGCTGTCGTGGGCGGGCTGCTCTGGGGGCTGCTGTCGGTGGCGATGGTCGCCTGGGGGACGGCCGGGGTGGTGCTGACCGTCGTCGTGGTCGCCGCCGTCGCCACGCTGCTGATCGCCGACCACTACCGTCGGCGCGGCTGA
- a CDS encoding tetratricopeptide repeat protein: protein MRRTLARLALAVALAAALLGVAAVLIRPRTGAPATPATTVVAPAAADLLAARVSRAQQQLRDVPGDWPGWAALGAAYLEQARITADPGLYPKAEQAARRSLALRRDGNSDALVVLGALANARHDFRTAGAQARAALAVNGHDADAYGVLADALTQLGDARGATAAVQRMLDLRPGLAAYARASYDLELHGRIAEAAGLMRQALEDAVDRHDVAFCRAQLGDLAFGRGDLDGAAVEYAAALAADPGALGALYGSARVKAARGDLSGYRELTERLPGPSTLVEYAELLRAAGRHTEAAAQVELAAAADRLFTANGGADGLAAAALALAQDRPADAVRAARAEWARRQHPDVADTLAWSLHQAGQDQEALGYARRALAGGARPAVYAYHLGMIQLGLGHPAAARTELTRALTTNPHFSPVEAPIARRALAALPAPAATTPAPPEAHRSPSPTTPSSAGGTR from the coding sequence ATGCGACGAACCCTCGCCCGACTCGCCCTGGCCGTCGCGCTCGCGGCCGCCCTGCTCGGGGTGGCGGCGGTGCTGATCCGGCCGCGGACCGGCGCCCCGGCCACGCCCGCCACCACGGTCGTTGCCCCGGCGGCCGCCGACCTGCTGGCCGCCCGGGTCAGCCGGGCCCAGCAGCAGCTGCGCGACGTTCCCGGGGACTGGCCGGGCTGGGCGGCGCTCGGCGCGGCCTACCTGGAACAGGCCCGGATCACCGCCGACCCGGGGCTCTACCCCAAGGCCGAGCAGGCCGCCCGGCGCTCGCTGGCCCTGCGGCGGGACGGCAACAGCGACGCGCTGGTGGTGCTCGGCGCGCTGGCCAACGCCCGGCACGACTTCCGGACCGCCGGGGCACAGGCGCGCGCGGCGCTCGCGGTCAACGGGCACGACGCTGACGCGTACGGGGTGCTGGCCGACGCGCTGACCCAGCTCGGGGACGCGCGCGGGGCCACCGCGGCCGTGCAGCGGATGCTCGACCTGCGGCCGGGGCTGGCCGCGTACGCTCGCGCCTCCTACGACCTGGAGCTGCACGGCCGGATCGCCGAAGCGGCCGGGTTGATGCGGCAGGCCCTCGAGGACGCGGTCGACCGGCACGACGTGGCGTTCTGCCGGGCGCAGCTCGGTGACCTGGCCTTCGGGCGGGGTGACCTGGACGGTGCGGCTGTCGAGTACGCGGCCGCGCTGGCCGCCGATCCGGGGGCGCTCGGCGCGCTGTACGGCAGCGCCCGGGTCAAGGCCGCCCGGGGTGATCTCTCCGGCTACCGGGAGCTGACCGAGCGGCTGCCCGGGCCGTCCACGCTGGTGGAATACGCCGAGCTGCTGCGGGCGGCCGGTCGGCACACCGAGGCCGCCGCGCAGGTGGAGCTGGCCGCCGCCGCGGACCGGCTGTTCACCGCGAACGGTGGGGCCGACGGTCTGGCCGCCGCCGCGCTCGCCCTGGCCCAGGACCGTCCGGCCGACGCGGTGCGGGCCGCCCGCGCGGAATGGGCCCGCCGGCAGCACCCGGACGTGGCCGACACCCTCGCTTGGTCCCTGCACCAGGCCGGCCAAGATCAAGAAGCTTTGGGGTACGCCCGGCGCGCGCTCGCCGGCGGCGCCCGCCCGGCCGTCTACGCCTACCACCTCGGCATGATCCAGCTCGGTCTCGGCCACCCGGCGGCCGCCCGCACCGAACTGACCCGAGCCCTCACCACCAACCCCCACTTCTCCCCGGTCGAAGCCCCCATCGCCCGCCGAGCCCTCGCCGCCCTGCCCGCACCGGCCGCCACCACCCCAGCCCCTCCCGAAGCCCACCGCTCGCCGTCTCCCACCACTCCGAGCAGCGCCGGAGGCACACGATGA
- a CDS encoding universal stress protein, with product MNTSAGQRILIGYDGSVPAAAAIEVAARLLPVAAVSITHVWTPPFGSEALRHRLWRGTYAVNEFVAAIEREGEAEASRLAAMGATLAVAPGRETTTLVRRTYGGEGLQLAEIAGEIGADLIVVGSRGLGGARAVLGSVSDMTVHYAPCPVLVVPHPLLQAEREALDSGPILVGWDGSPGAAVAAETAAWMFADRRVIPVFVHDGETPDGTPPAGLVTLPDHGMAVEHGRAIGRALTAEARSRQAAMLVVGSLGHSAVREILLGSVTMATLHHAFRPVLVVPHGYATKRAEFLHG from the coding sequence GTGAACACCTCGGCTGGCCAGCGCATTCTGATCGGCTACGACGGATCTGTGCCGGCGGCTGCCGCGATCGAGGTCGCGGCCCGGCTGCTGCCGGTCGCCGCGGTGTCGATCACCCACGTGTGGACACCGCCGTTCGGCAGCGAAGCGTTGCGCCACCGGCTGTGGCGCGGCACCTACGCGGTCAACGAGTTCGTCGCCGCCATCGAACGCGAGGGCGAGGCGGAGGCCAGCCGTCTCGCCGCGATGGGCGCCACCCTGGCCGTGGCACCCGGCCGGGAGACGACGACATTGGTCCGGCGCACCTATGGCGGGGAAGGGCTGCAACTGGCGGAGATCGCCGGAGAGATCGGCGCCGACCTGATCGTGGTCGGGTCCCGCGGGCTCGGCGGCGCCCGCGCGGTGCTCGGCAGTGTCTCCGACATGACGGTGCACTACGCGCCCTGCCCGGTTCTGGTCGTGCCGCACCCGTTGCTGCAGGCCGAGCGAGAAGCCCTGGACAGTGGTCCGATTCTGGTCGGCTGGGACGGCTCACCTGGCGCTGCCGTCGCCGCCGAGACGGCAGCGTGGATGTTCGCGGACCGCCGGGTGATCCCGGTGTTCGTGCACGACGGGGAGACGCCGGACGGGACACCGCCCGCCGGCCTGGTGACCCTGCCCGATCACGGCATGGCCGTGGAGCACGGACGGGCGATCGGCCGGGCCCTGACCGCCGAGGCCCGCAGCCGTCAAGCGGCGATGCTGGTGGTGGGCTCGCTCGGGCATTCCGCGGTCCGGGAGATCCTGCTGGGTAGCGTGACCATGGCCACGCTGCATCATGCCTTCCGCCCGGTGCTGGTGGTGCCGCACGGCTACGCGACGAAGCGAGCAGAATTTCTGCATGGGTAG
- a CDS encoding CBS domain-containing protein, protein MRTWHVSDVMTRDVVAVGPDASYRELVALMAAHRINALPVIDAGRRVLGVVSESDLLHKIEYRGAARPRWFERRERAARRKAGGLTAGELMTAPAEVVLPTTGIRTAARRMDQTHVKQMPVEDPLGRLIGIVSRSDLLKEHLRPDAEILADARAAVDEVTCAENTCQVDVTVERGVVTLTGRVERRSTVALTERLVRLTPGVLDVDTRLEFGFDDHQLARRAPAHIAG, encoded by the coding sequence ATGAGGACGTGGCATGTCAGTGACGTGATGACCCGTGATGTCGTCGCGGTCGGCCCGGACGCGTCGTACCGGGAGTTGGTCGCCCTGATGGCGGCCCACCGGATCAACGCGCTACCGGTGATCGACGCCGGGCGGCGGGTCCTCGGCGTGGTGTCCGAGTCGGACCTGCTCCACAAGATCGAGTATCGGGGAGCGGCTCGACCACGCTGGTTCGAGCGGCGCGAGCGGGCCGCGCGCCGCAAGGCCGGCGGGCTGACCGCCGGCGAGCTGATGACCGCGCCGGCCGAGGTGGTGCTGCCGACGACCGGTATCCGTACGGCCGCCCGCCGGATGGACCAGACCCACGTCAAGCAGATGCCGGTGGAGGACCCACTCGGCCGCCTGATCGGCATCGTCAGCCGCAGCGACCTGCTCAAGGAGCACCTGCGCCCGGACGCCGAGATCCTCGCCGACGCGCGCGCGGCGGTCGACGAGGTCACCTGCGCGGAGAACACTTGTCAGGTCGACGTGACGGTCGAGCGGGGTGTGGTGACGTTGACCGGCCGGGTCGAGCGACGGTCCACGGTGGCCCTGACCGAGCGCCTGGTCCGCCTGACGCCCGGGGTGCTCGACGTCGACACCCGGCTCGAGTTCGGCTTCGACGACCACCAGCTGGCCCGCCGGGCCCCCGCGCACATCGCCGGTTGA
- a CDS encoding GNAT family N-acetyltransferase: MNITIEAVRDVTPEVVEAVGRLLPQLSSSARPADPAALRRIAGWQGSRLYVARADGEVAGMLTLIEFPIPTGLRAWIEDVVVDEAARGNGIGAALTRAAVRQARADGARTVDLTSRPSRRAANRLYERLGFRARDSRVYRLPADADVR; encoded by the coding sequence ATGAACATCACGATCGAGGCCGTCCGGGACGTCACACCCGAGGTGGTCGAGGCCGTCGGCCGCCTGCTCCCCCAGTTGTCGTCGTCGGCCCGGCCGGCCGATCCGGCGGCGCTGCGGAGGATCGCCGGCTGGCAGGGCAGCCGCCTGTACGTCGCGCGTGCCGACGGCGAGGTGGCCGGCATGCTCACCCTGATCGAGTTCCCGATCCCGACCGGGCTGCGAGCGTGGATCGAGGACGTCGTGGTGGACGAGGCGGCCCGCGGCAACGGCATCGGCGCGGCGCTGACCCGGGCGGCGGTCCGGCAGGCCCGCGCCGACGGCGCCCGCACCGTCGACCTCACCTCCCGGCCGTCCCGCCGGGCCGCCAACCGGCTCTACGAGCGGCTCGGCTTCCGGGCGCGCGACTCCCGGGTCTATCGGCTCCCGGCCGACGCGGATGTCCGCTGA
- a CDS encoding bifunctional polysaccharide deacetylase/glycosyltransferase family 2 protein, translated as MTVYRPPRRPEPPLTGGRTGPLRALALLALVASLATVMLLQAYLTVRFVPDSAPQPERPFDAVPAEIRDGGPVIDLSGAPARTYRLPARTIALTFDDGPDPRWTPLILDVLRRHRAHATFFVLGSQVVDNTGLTRRITAEGHQVGVHSFTHPDMSALPAWLSRLERSATQGAIADATGRATSLYRPPYSSEVDAVDNADLPDLRDSARRGYLTVLNDRDSEDWRRPGVATIVRRATPPGDAGAVVLMHDAGGDRSQTVAALDRLLTDLQPRGYRFTTVSAALTGSIPVADPDAGAGLASRGWALRWAIRATEATMRLLQLLTIIAGSLILARTILLIVVATGHARRRHAPAWSWGPPVTAPVSIIVPAFNEAKTIGPAVRSLALSAHPGVEVIVVDDASTDGTGDVVRQLGLGNVRVVRTPSGGKAAALTTGAGFARHDLIVMVDADTVTEPDAIHRIVQPFADPGVGAVSGNVKVGNRRGLLGAWQHIEYVIGFNLDRRLYDALGCIGTIPGALGAFRRQALTDAGGLHTDTLAEDTDLTIAVQRAGWRVVFEDSARAWTEAPTGLRQLWRQRYRWSFGTMQAWWKHRRAVLDRGPSGRFGRRGLLLIAVFTVVLPLLAPLIDLLALYGFVVLDRRAAAVSWLAVTAVQAVTAVVAFRLDHEPLWPLWSLPLQQVAYRQFLYLVLLHAAVTALTGRGLRWQKLRRTGGVAVPAGAG; from the coding sequence ATGACCGTCTACCGGCCGCCCCGCCGTCCCGAACCGCCGCTGACCGGTGGCCGGACCGGGCCGCTGCGGGCGCTGGCGCTGCTCGCCCTGGTCGCTTCGCTGGCCACGGTGATGCTGCTGCAGGCATACCTGACCGTGCGCTTCGTACCGGACAGCGCCCCGCAGCCGGAACGCCCGTTCGACGCCGTGCCGGCCGAGATCCGCGACGGTGGCCCGGTGATCGACCTGTCCGGTGCCCCGGCCCGCACCTACCGGCTGCCGGCCCGGACGATCGCGCTCACCTTCGACGACGGCCCCGATCCGCGCTGGACCCCGCTGATCCTCGACGTGCTGCGGCGGCACCGGGCGCACGCCACCTTCTTCGTACTCGGGTCGCAGGTGGTCGACAACACCGGCCTGACCCGGCGGATCACCGCGGAGGGCCACCAGGTCGGCGTGCACTCGTTCACCCACCCGGACATGTCGGCGCTGCCGGCGTGGCTGAGTCGCCTGGAACGCTCGGCCACCCAGGGCGCGATCGCCGACGCCACCGGCCGGGCCACCTCGCTGTACCGGCCGCCGTACTCCTCGGAGGTCGACGCCGTCGACAACGCGGATCTCCCGGATCTGCGGGACAGCGCCCGGCGCGGGTATCTGACCGTGCTCAACGACCGGGACAGCGAGGACTGGCGGCGGCCCGGGGTCGCCACGATCGTGCGCCGGGCGACGCCGCCCGGCGACGCCGGCGCGGTGGTGCTGATGCACGACGCCGGTGGCGACCGCTCGCAGACCGTGGCCGCGCTGGACCGGCTGCTGACCGACCTGCAGCCGCGCGGTTACCGGTTCACCACCGTCTCGGCGGCCCTCACCGGAAGCATCCCGGTCGCCGACCCGGACGCCGGCGCCGGGCTGGCCTCCCGCGGCTGGGCACTGCGATGGGCGATCCGGGCCACGGAGGCGACGATGCGGCTGCTCCAGCTCCTGACGATCATCGCCGGGTCGCTGATCCTGGCCCGCACCATCCTGCTGATCGTGGTGGCCACCGGGCACGCCCGGCGCCGCCACGCGCCGGCCTGGTCCTGGGGACCGCCGGTGACCGCCCCCGTGTCGATCATCGTGCCGGCTTTCAACGAGGCGAAGACCATCGGGCCGGCCGTCCGCTCGCTGGCGCTCTCGGCACATCCGGGCGTCGAGGTGATCGTGGTGGACGACGCCTCCACCGACGGCACCGGCGACGTGGTTCGCCAGCTGGGACTGGGCAATGTCCGGGTGGTCCGGACGCCGTCGGGCGGGAAGGCGGCCGCGCTCACCACCGGCGCCGGGTTCGCCCGCCACGACCTGATCGTGATGGTGGACGCGGACACCGTGACCGAACCGGACGCGATCCACCGCATCGTCCAGCCGTTCGCCGACCCGGGTGTCGGCGCGGTCTCCGGCAACGTCAAGGTCGGCAACCGGCGCGGCCTGCTCGGCGCCTGGCAGCACATCGAGTACGTGATCGGCTTCAACCTCGACCGGCGCCTCTACGACGCGCTGGGCTGCATCGGGACCATCCCCGGGGCACTGGGCGCCTTCCGCCGCCAGGCGCTGACCGACGCTGGTGGACTGCACACCGACACGCTCGCCGAGGACACCGACCTGACCATCGCGGTGCAGCGGGCCGGCTGGCGGGTGGTCTTCGAGGACTCGGCACGGGCCTGGACCGAGGCGCCGACCGGGCTGCGCCAGCTGTGGCGGCAACGGTACCGGTGGAGTTTCGGCACCATGCAGGCGTGGTGGAAACACCGCCGGGCGGTGCTCGACCGTGGTCCCTCCGGCCGGTTCGGCCGCCGCGGGCTGCTGCTGATCGCCGTGTTCACCGTGGTCCTGCCGCTGCTGGCACCGCTGATCGATCTGCTGGCCCTCTACGGCTTCGTCGTCCTCGATCGCCGTGCGGCGGCGGTCTCCTGGCTGGCCGTCACCGCGGTGCAGGCGGTCACCGCCGTGGTCGCCTTCCGGCTCGACCACGAGCCGCTGTGGCCGTTGTGGAGCCTGCCCCTGCAGCAGGTCGCCTACCGACAATTCCTCTACCTGGTGCTGCTGCACGCGGCGGTGACCGCCCTGACCGGTCGCGGACTGCGCTGGCAGAAGCTGCGCCGGACCGGCGGCGTCGCCGTCCCGGCCGGCGCCGGATGA
- a CDS encoding DUF4331 domain-containing protein: MTVNRPRLRRRRTLAALGLGALLAGALYGLGPGTATASSHREAPLIAADPAVDNTDVYAFVSPDRPGYVTFVANWQPFSEPNGGPNFYPFATDATYHIKVDNDGDARPDAEFRWKFKNIDKRGNDTFLYNNGPVTSIDDENLLFRQTYTLESSFNGGDFKTRVADAPVAPSRVGPASMPNYQTLRDQATTSLPGGWKIFAGQADDPFFLDLRVFDLLYGGDLSETGQDTVAGYNVNTIALQVPFKDVALNADAGRNPVIGVWSSTERNRVRITGGGQSGGKVQVSRLGQPLVNEVVAPAGLKDAFNASDPSQDAKTPALVKRVLEPEVPKLIEQIYNIPAPKTPRNDLSEIFLTGITTKAGGPIKADLNSQLNNKDVQPSKFVPAEELRLNLSVPVASQPNRLGVLGGDLQGFPNGRRLTDDVVDIELQALEGAAQTGKLVDALAAGDKVNANDQRFSGQFPYLALPNGVAVNTTGQRAGQPQGKQSASPAAGQPDPSGGTGGTGGGAQQLSGVAAPDTAPATVPVAYATGASGLGLLIVLGGLFVLLRWRRGRVTRADGDPTLRF, encoded by the coding sequence ATGACGGTCAACCGTCCCCGACTACGCCGCAGGCGCACCCTGGCCGCCCTCGGCCTCGGCGCCCTGCTGGCCGGCGCCCTGTACGGCCTCGGCCCCGGCACCGCCACGGCGTCCAGTCACCGCGAGGCCCCGCTGATCGCCGCCGACCCGGCGGTCGACAACACCGACGTGTACGCCTTCGTCAGCCCCGACCGGCCCGGCTACGTCACGTTCGTCGCGAACTGGCAGCCGTTCTCCGAGCCCAACGGCGGCCCGAACTTCTACCCGTTCGCCACCGACGCGACCTATCACATCAAGGTCGACAACGACGGCGACGCCCGCCCGGACGCCGAGTTCCGGTGGAAGTTCAAGAACATCGACAAGCGCGGCAACGACACGTTCCTGTACAACAACGGCCCGGTCACCTCGATCGACGACGAGAACCTGCTCTTCCGCCAGACGTACACGCTGGAATCGTCGTTCAACGGCGGGGACTTCAAGACCCGGGTGGCGGACGCGCCGGTCGCGCCGTCGCGGGTCGGCCCCGCCTCCATGCCGAACTATCAGACGCTGCGCGACCAGGCCACCACCAGCCTGCCCGGCGGCTGGAAGATCTTCGCCGGTCAGGCCGACGACCCGTTCTTCCTGGATCTGCGGGTCTTCGATCTGCTGTACGGCGGGGACCTCTCGGAGACCGGTCAGGACACCGTCGCCGGCTACAACGTGAACACGATCGCGTTGCAGGTGCCGTTCAAGGACGTGGCGCTGAACGCCGACGCCGGCCGCAACCCGGTCATCGGGGTGTGGTCCAGCACCGAGCGCAACCGGGTCCGGATCACCGGCGGTGGCCAGTCCGGCGGCAAGGTGCAGGTGTCCCGGCTGGGCCAGCCGCTGGTCAACGAGGTGGTGGCGCCGGCCGGCCTGAAGGACGCCTTCAACGCCAGCGACCCGAGCCAGGACGCCAAGACCCCGGCGCTGGTCAAGCGGGTCCTGGAGCCCGAGGTGCCGAAGCTGATCGAGCAGATCTACAACATCCCGGCGCCGAAGACACCCCGCAACGACCTCTCCGAGATCTTCCTGACCGGGATCACCACCAAGGCCGGCGGTCCGATCAAGGCCGACCTGAACTCGCAGCTGAACAACAAGGACGTTCAGCCGTCCAAGTTCGTCCCGGCCGAGGAACTGCGGCTGAACCTGTCGGTGCCGGTCGCGAGCCAGCCGAACCGGCTCGGCGTGCTCGGCGGCGACCTGCAGGGCTTCCCGAACGGGCGGCGGCTCACCGACGACGTGGTCGACATCGAGCTGCAGGCCCTGGAGGGGGCGGCGCAGACCGGCAAGCTGGTCGACGCGCTGGCCGCCGGGGACAAGGTGAACGCGAACGACCAGCGCTTCTCCGGCCAGTTCCCCTATCTGGCCCTGCCCAACGGGGTCGCGGTGAACACCACCGGTCAGCGGGCCGGTCAGCCGCAGGGCAAGCAGTCGGCGTCCCCGGCGGCCGGGCAACCGGACCCGTCCGGCGGCACCGGCGGCACCGGCGGCGGCGCGCAGCAGCTGAGCGGCGTCGCGGCACCGGACACCGCTCCGGCCACCGTCCCGGTGGCGTACGCGACCGGCGCCTCCGGCCTCGGCCTGCTCATCGTCTTGGGCGGCCTGTTCGTCCTGCTGCGCTGGCGGCGCGGCCGGGTGACCAGGGCGGACGGCGATCCGACCCTCCGGTTCTGA